TCTAGGTTTTGCACCCTCTGCTCCCTGACCATGATcccaaaataaatattctggTACACTTCTGTCACAGAATTTTATTTGGTATgtttgtcacagcttgaggcgggcctgtgattttccatgcactaacttctcctgtcttccacaTGCTCCTACTGTAATCAActcattccagtcacctgtgctcccaggctcacctgcagctaatctcccATCATTCCTGACTCTACATAttctcagctcagacaccacacccttgctgatttctggaactgcctcattgcctgccccaatctggatttgtctgctggtttggactgactacctggtaAAGAAccataaagctcagtttctgaaTTTCCCTGCTACTGtcatgcatttgggttcttacctgccttggtctgtGACAATGTTGCCCACATCTAACAAGTCTATCTACTGTACCATGTGTTGCTGCAACAGGAATCATTTTTTGCTGGGTCATACAAAACCCTTTAAACAAGCTAATTATAGGAATTCCTTTTGATGTTGTTAAATGAAGTCAGGTTTTCGTTACATTTTTCCTAAGCCATGCTCCCATTGCCTCTGGGCCCGCTGGGCTTTTGAAGGAACTGTCCCACTTCCTCGTTCTTGTGTTATGACTGAatgcagatgagtgtgtgtgcctgtcATGCATGTCCGTATTTGTTGGCCGTGACCCTCAACTCTACTGTAGgcagctttttaaaatgttcctccGTGTGTCTTGCCAAGCATCTTATATTCTGGTTCAGCTCTCTCTCCACATGCATTTTCCTTACTGTTTGTTTCGTGCACAGATCATCTGACTGCACCTCCTTTAAGTAGAGTTATTTGAAAGCCCATCCATTTCCTCTGTTCTACTGGGTTTGTGTGTGAAGATTGATGCCACTTTGCTGTGTATAGTTTTGTTACTATTCTCATCGTTATTGCAGTCTCAACTGTCTTACATCTGGAGGATGAACAGGAAGCCTTTGTCCATTTTGACAGCTCACTATTACAAATGAGAACTGTGTAAGACTGCTGTGAAACATTCATCAGGTATCTGGAGATAACTGGCTTAACATTTGGTTCAGAATTAAGACTTGATTTCAATAATGTGATGTTGGCGTTTTTCATTGTCACTAGTAGGTCTAACACCAGCGCAGTCTGGTAGGCAGCCAGACCCTCTTGGGGAAATACCTGAAGTATAATTTTCCCTATTCCATAGTTGTTGTCTGAGGAACACGTGGCCAACATCTGTTTCCAGAGCATGAAACGACTTGTGTGACAACCTTTTATACAAGAAAGGAATGTGTTAGTGTCTTGTTGTTGAAGATAAATCATCTGATGAGTAGTCGTTCTCCTTGGTAACAAAAGCATTTCACATAAGACGGCAGTCTTTCCTGTCACGAAATATGTAAAATGAATGTACTCTAATTACTGTTTGCACGCTTTGTAGAAAGGGGAAGAAGACAATGAGACTGCACAATGGCCCAAATGTATAtatgcagatttgttttgtcaTGGAAAGgctccttttgttttgtgttgaacagaaaaaaggaggaagaactTGATCTGTGAAGAGGTGCATGCCTTCCGCAATTAGACTGTTACAACACACTGGCCAAATCGAAGTTGTTGGCATCGTGTCGCTTCAAAGGATCTTTGTTGATCCAGGATTCAAGGAGCATCGCTTAGGTTCATGTTACATCTTATACCAGCATGTTGCATTCACATAAAGGTAGCAGTTGGTGTGACAGTATTAGGCCACGCAGATCACCCCTCACTAAATCAATCCAATGAGGGAACCATGTGACATTTCGTAGCTTTTTAATAGTCAGGATGCAACTCCACGCAAGTTTGATGGTTTAATGGAGGAATACGTTCATTTTCCACAGCGAACCGCACAGGCATCCATTGCAGACCTCTGATTGACAGATGTCGAACTCATTTTAATATATTGTAAATTTTTAATTTCAGTCGTGCGTTGGTGACAGGAAAAAGAGTTGTCGCAAATGCTTCTTAGATTGGTCAAAGGGTTGCTTTAAAAGACTAAAATAACTCTATAATTATAGCATGAGTCACATTGCCACTCAGGAAAAACTTCATTTTTCTCTGACAAAGTACCTACTCCATCTTTGCAAAAACACTTTTACACTGTGGCTATATAATATTTTGGGATCATGAGGGGAAAATGCCCACTCCGTcaaattttatgttttattttgtttgtttttttcacctgCCAAAGTAAAGGTTTGACAAGAAGGAATATAGTCATTACCACTGGCAACCATGACTTTTCACCTCGGTGTTGACAGCTTCTCTGACTGCATCAGTGTTATCTGATTCACATCCAACCCTAGTAGGATACacggcacaaacacactgcataAACATGCAGGTGaacaagtggaaaaaaaatacaactaaaGCCGAATATGCAGAGCAGACACAGAGCATGCAACACAGGGAAGTTCAGCGGCTCATAactgtctgcctgcctctccTCAGGTTTATATTGTCTCTTTGACACAGTCTGCCGGTCTGCTGCCATGCAGCGCCACATTTAGCTCTGCAAGAAGCGCCAGACTGCAGCTGAGCAAAGCACTGTGAGGAGGTTATTAATGGCCTTCCTTATTTGAAACGACAGACTGAAAACACTGGTGCACCATGCAGACTGTACTAGCTGCAAGCTTGTCTTTCATCCCATCTGTCTTCACGGTACTCGCTTTATTCGGCCCTTAATGGGCCTAAGGCTGTTTCTCTGTCAGTTTTGCTTCTAATGCACCATCTACTGTGTATGAAGGCACACAGCAACATATCCCCTTTGACTAATCTGTTGCACCTTTAATTATCTGGACGTGGTTTTTTGCAGTGCGTAGCTTTGTAACAGGACCTATCCCAAGTTCTATCTAATGACAtttctattttgtgtttttgaaaaAGTTTGATAAAGATGAGAAACACTGCACATGTTGTCCAAAGGTTGTGCCCACAAAGGTGTATGGAAACTTTACCCATGCAATGATGACCTCGTTGGTCACGAGATGCAGCCGTGAGCAGAATGCACAGATACCGGTGATGCCAATTGCAGATTTTACCATTTGAACTTGCAAAAGAATCTATAAAATGTGCGCCCACTGCATAATGTCATTTGGTTCAAGTCGGGGCCTAAGTTTCCCATCTGATACTGAAATGGCAGCAAAAACGGATCAATGGTAAAGATTGGATGCTGTCATCAAAAGCAAGGGATATAGGCATGAAAGTACATTTATTGATTGGCCCTAATCAATAAAGGCATTTTAGGTATTTAACACTTATCGTTGGTGATTTTGTCATGAGCCAAGAGGCCTATAGAGCGAGTACATGTAAACCAATTCTGGTTTGGTCAAGCTACATTCAAAGAAGGCTTTCGTCTCACTTTTTTTCCAACAAAAATGGAGGTTCATCAACTATCCATCATTCATGACCATTTGCATCATTCATAGGCCTCAAAAGATTTCAATGCTTGGATTGATTCGTGAGTAAACTTAACAGGTTGTCAGTCAAACATTAATGTATCCAGATCATTATTTATGACCCCCACACTGTTTTAATTGCCCTTGGTATCTTTCGCCCACAAGGAAAAGATTTGACAGTGATATAATTTTTTGCTAACATATGGTAATTCATGTAGCCTTCAGGTTATCATTCTACCCTTTCCTTTGTCCCCCGCCTTCTCTATTCTGCTTGTtctcttgtctttctttcttcaacGCTCCTGAATGCCACCCATCACCCCATCCCGCTGGGAATTTTGACACCTGTCTGATGTATGCCACTCTTTTCTCTCACAGGACGTGAGCGCATGGAGGGCCTATCAATCACTTTATAGCCTGTTCTCCTGTTGGAGCTTTAATAAAAGCATGATGGTGTAGGGATGCACATGAATTTCAACATTATGTTGTGTTTTGAGGCATTTATAGGATGTATATAAGATAACAATTGTCAAAATCCTGAAGACCTGCaccgactcacacacacacacacacaacctgtaAAACCCATACAAAAAGTATTTACTGACTGTGTGCATGTTGAGTTTCACTGGTGTCACCAGGCCAGTTCAACCCATCATGTAAATTTCAGCAGCACTTGTCTGGGGAATAACGGATACTGGCAGCTTGAGTCACAGCCTATTGCAGCCCTTCAGACATCATAACAAGGTGAGACATGGATATGGTGGAGCCCATTACTGACTGGTCAAATTCGCCCAATTGCTGCACAAGAAACTGAGGGGTGACGACTCCCTGGTGACAAACTCCAGGTGGAAAGCTGGAACATTTAATACCGCACCCGCCCACTTTAAAAAGATTTGGGTGCATAATTGCTACGTCTGTTTCGTAGTGATGAGAGCGCTACATCCTGAAATTCCTTCCTCAAGTGCAGCAGTGAATCTCGACGTTTGTGGGATTGGGTTCAGACTTCATCCTGCCCACAAAACCTACCTCCTTACTGGTTCCCTGAGGGGCTTTGATCTTTGTTGTTCTGGCCCTGCATGGCTTATCCACTGGGTTAGACCAAATATGAAATGACTTTCTGCCAATGAGGTTTCAATGCAGATATGTCAACTTTAATATGAGTGCAGAATGGCCCGTATCACGTGGACTGTTCAAGGACCATCAACAACATTCTGCGGACATGGTTTCCTAGTTTCAGCTTCAGTTAGAGTTTGTAAGAAAGATTCTACAACTTCAAAATAGTCATGCCAGGCTTATATTAGACTGTGCCTGGGGTGAAATGAATTTGAGGCTGTCTGGTGTTTGAGGTTTAAGCACAAGTAAACATGCACTCAAGCAATAATCGTGTTACTTAGAAAACAAACTTGAGGAATAGAAATATGTATAGGAACGCCAATCTAGCCCCACAGCCGCCACAGACTTTCAGCAGGAAGTACAACTTAAGTTTGAAGTAGACAGTCTCTGCTAAATGTTTACTTTTCTTTGGAATGCAGTGTTATGAAATCTTTGGAATATGCTACCAGTTACGTTGAAGTTTTAAAGTCAGATTAAATTGTGAAACTTTGAATATAATAGAAACCAATAGAACCAGTGTGTGTAACTGCAAATGTATGTAAAATACAATCGCCTCAACTACAAGAATATGGATGGATAAACATCATaatgcagtaaataaataaataaaataaacaatgcgagaacaaatatatatacattttatttaaaatgatcattCCTCGGCATactttatgaaataaaatggttAGATAGACTGACGTAAAAACTAACCTGACAAGAGCTTAGCGAGATGCAGTTAAATCCGATGCATGATGAAGTCAGCCATTTTGGTTGGGTTGGAGAGAATGACATCTGTGAGGGATGAGCACTTCCTGACCTGCAGGGAGTTTCAACTGAACCACCTTGAGCTAAATAACCAGACATTAAAGCCCATCAAACTGGTGGCTTTTATCAACAATACAAAACATATAGCAGCATCCATAATATAGACTTTATAATATAAAGCATAACCatacaataataaatgcacaaCAATGTGTTTCCCAATCATTACAAAAGTAAAGTGTGATACACAAAATCTCCTCAGAGCACCAGTAAAAAATGTGCCAgatttaatacataaaaaaaaaaatattctttatTAGTGCCTTTATTATGACATATCATAGTATTTCTATCAGTACTCAAGCACAGCTAAAAGTTAAAATGAAACGTCAAtgtaacaaagacaaaacagatGTAATACCTTCAACAAATATGTACATAAACAAAATATTCAGACACATATACAGTTCAAAACACTTCCAGCCAAAGATGACAAGATGAAAAGTACTCGCACGTGAGTACTGGCAGTTCCTCATTGTGCATCAAGTTGTGTTGCTGGGTTTACGCTGCCATGGAGATGACCTCTAACCCGTGAAGTGGAGCAAAGCCAGAAACAGTTCAGTCATGGAGTTTGACAACAGAGCTTGATTACCGCCTATTCAGCCGCCCAAGTGTACTTTCTGTTTGGTGAAGCCGCACTCTGGAGCACTCAAATCACAGCGAACACCCGGAATGCCTTCCCTCCCGGAGGGTTATGAAGGCTGGAAGCAAGAGAGAAACAAGTGATGGAGATAGTCTgtcacagagagacacagcTAGACTTCAGGTTTACGAGAAATGACCCACATCAGTGAGTTGTTTGACACTCTGATGACAGACAGAGGTCGGCGTTCTACGAGAAAACAGCCATTTTGACACAAACAGAGGCTGCCTTCATGTGTTGATCCAACAAAGACAGACTTGTGGAGTTAAAGGATTCAGATAAATGATGGGCAGATACTAACAGGCATCAGCCATCCCAGCAGAGTTGCAAAGATAAATGTggcggggaggagagggagtagAGACCATAGAATAAATGAGgctttatgcatgtgtgtgtcctctACACAGGTCATGTTAGCAATGGCAATGCTGTAGAATAGATGATGGCACAAATTCAAATTAAGTGCAATTTAATATCTCTAAACTCAGCATGATAAAATCGTTGCACAGGCTTTgtgttattgattttttttgctttacctGAGCCACTACATTTAGCTTCTTGTCCACCAGTCGCCCTTTTTTGACTGactaaaaaacaaactgctCCCAGCATTACATTAGGATGTGCTCATTCCTCCGCTCTAATTGCAgggaaataaatgatttcaaaaCGGATGCATGCAAATCCTTTTCCCAATCTCAGTCATGAGAGGCTGCCAACATCTTGAAAAAACTTGTTCCGTGTGAGAGAGCGGAACCTCCTCACTTTCCACCAAGCTGTGGAACACGATGCTGACTTGGTCAATACCCTCACTTCACAATCTATGACAATATATTCAATTTTTCTGTATGATACTTCATTTTAATAGATTTGACTGTGTATGTATGGTTTTTGTTACCTATGAAAGTTAAATCTTTTCATCCGCCCCAAAATGTACACGACACGCAGACAGCATTCACACTGGTCATCCCTTACCTCTCTGAGAAAATGCCATTTTGGTATGAGGCGGTGTAACGTTTCCGCTCGTCCACTGGCATCACATCGATGTAACCTCCCGCATCATCCCTGACGACTCCAGAGTGGACCGCTGCTCGGCATATACTGGACTTCTGCAGATGGAAATGGAAAGGTAACTTCAAGGTGATGATGACCCTAGTCTGGAATCAGCTTATCCTTTAACAGTAGGACTTACATCCGAGTATATCCCAGTACCGATTACTCTGGATATGTGAGGATTCTCTGCTAAACAGTTTCTCAGGCAGTACAACCTGAAAAGCGAACAGGTGAACACAGCATCACAAACTTCCATGATGCTGGAGAATTAAAGTGGTGTAGAACCAGCTTCATACCTTGGACAATGCTTTACAGGCTTCTGGTACGGACATAGCTGTGCAACTGTGGTTTCGCATGTGATGGCTGTGACTGCaagaaataataatgatgatctTATAAGGTGCAATTTGATTTTAAAGAAAATTAAGTGTTGCAATCAGTGTTACACGACTGCTAGACTCACCTGGAACTCTGAAAACTGCGAAGGAATTAGCACTTTGATACTTTCTGTCAAGGGAATCCCACAAATTTGAGATTAGTCTATATTCCCTTCTCCTGATTGTACCTTAGTATTCTTGTCATCAGAGGTGATGACATTTACTACTACTTTTGTCTCACCCTAAGGACTGGACTCCATTCTTGTTGGATTTGATGAAAAACTCTTTTCTGCCTTGTCTCGTCACATCCAGCCATCCTCCATCGTTATCTATGACGCCCGCGTGGAGACCAGCCCTGCACACGCTGGATTGCTGAGAATAGAAAACTTTATTTGTGCAACATCATTCACTCTATattaaaaacctttattttgatgCTATTGTAAGCAGGTAGCTAGCTGAGTGGTGTAGGAACTGAATCCACCCAGAGAGACCGAATAATTTGCATTACTCATTTTGTTCACTTACCATTTCATAATATACTGTCCCGACTACTTTTTCTGTAGCATCTAGGCACCCAGCTGGGCACTCGTATCTGcggattaataataataacaggaCAATCACGTGAACTGCACTGTGCACATCATTCTGTGTTGTTATATTTACCACGTTACATCCAAACTGTACCTATTGCATGGTGTTCCTTTGCACTGATCTCGAAGCTTTGTGTCACAGGTCACAAGTTGAGCTGAAAAACACAGGAAAGAGGTTTCAGTTGCCGAACAGGAACTGAAATGCATGAATTTGCTTTGCCGATGCGGTCGACCTGTTTCTGAAAGCCTGAGTTGATTGAAAGCTAGTGAAGAACATTGTTAAGTAACAAAGAGAAGAATTCCTAAAAGAAGGCTCATGGTGGGCAGCAATATTAGAGGAAGTGTCTCAGCTTACAGCGACTGGTCCTTCGCACTGCAgagaggaagccccccccccctctcagccggtcaaagaaaaacacacattctggAGCTCGTGCTAAAATAGACCTCGTCTGACTCCCGATTTTAGCTACACTTAAGAAACTGTCGACTGTCGCCACTCTACGCAACGCTCAACCCCAAAGaatcaagatactttattatcattatgcgaacataataaaatcgtgagaaagCCCAAAACAGATCCTATACCCCCCCATTTGGAACTGAAACTAGATCCAGCATAAACGCTTGAATGGCATCTTACACATCTGCTGTGTGTTGACCACTTCATTCTTCTGCAGGTCTTCCTTGGGGGGCTTGGTGGGGGCCGGGGCAGGGAGGCTGGGAGACTCAGGCTCGGAAGCCCTTGACCAGGGCTTCTGTGGCGTGCGGGGGGCCTCTGGCTCGATGAAGttgttttcttctgtttcctctcttGGAGGGTTGGAGCTGTCATCTTTGAGTAAAATCACGAAAGCCTGTTATAATGAGCAGAATGTTCCTCTGGTTTTCTTGTTCCCTCTCAATCTAGGTTTCCCCCAGACACACCTTTGTAGCAGACGTTGTCCTTGCAGCGTCCTCCATAGCTGGGGGGACAGGCAGAGCATGGTGTCCCATGTTTGTAAGGGGAATAGCCCAACCAGTTCCCCCTGTTCAGGTCATATAATAGAACGGTTTACTGAGCAGAATGTGCATGCTCAAGTTATTTTTTGTTGGATGAGATGTTCAAAATCAGGGGCAAAGGATTCTGTCCCATCAAAATGGACAACTAATATGCTTACTTTGGTGAATAGTTGCAGACTAGATAGACAGCTTTAGCCCAGATCTGGCCCCACACATTCATGTCGTAACACAAGTTGATGGCACAGCCAATCCGACTGCTGGTGGCCCAAACCAGCTGCAAAAGAATCAGACCATGAAAAACTGATTATATAGTctaaaacaaagacacaaaactcCAAAGTGGAGATAAAATGATACAGTCCAGACGTAGATACCTGTGTATAATGACTACAAACTGGGCCGGAACATCTGAAGGGGCAATGGGGGTTACACTCTTGAGGGTAAGGGAAGGAGTAGTC
Above is a genomic segment from Brachionichthys hirsutus isolate HB-005 unplaced genomic scaffold, CSIRO-AGI_Bhir_v1 contig_440, whole genome shotgun sequence containing:
- the LOC137913807 gene encoding cysteine-rich secretory protein LCCL domain-containing 1-like, giving the protein MRHLSLCWLRGVSLLLLLQKATSMVMLPNSTGWEQILDKYVDEEGDWWEAKHRGKRAITDSDAQLILDLHNKLRGQVYPPASNMEYMVWDTELERTAEEWAETCLWEHGPAGLLPQIGQNLGAHWGRYRPPTSHVQAWYDEVKDYSFPYPQECNPHCPFRCSGPVCSHYTQLVWATSSRIGCAINLCYDMNVWGQIWAKAVYLVCNYSPKGNWLGYSPYKHGTPCSACPPSYGGRCKDNVCYKDDSSNPPREETEENNFIEPEAPRTPQKPWSRASEPESPSLPAPAPTKPPKEDLQKNEVVNTQQMSQLVTCDTKLRDQCKGTPCNRYECPAGCLDATEKVVGTVYYEMQSSVCRAGLHAGVIDNDGGWLDVTRQGRKEFFIKSNKNGVQSLGKYQSANSFAVFRVPVTAITCETTVAQLCPYQKPVKHCPRLYCLRNCLAENPHISRVIGTGIYSDKSSICRAAVHSGVVRDDAGGYIDVMPVDERKRYTASYQNGIFSESLHNPPGGKAFRVFAVI